A stretch of the Tistrella bauzanensis genome encodes the following:
- a CDS encoding TRAP transporter large permease, giving the protein MFDVAFPIVLFLVTLVLGMPIGFSLIVAGATGVWMNAGWMPLLGILRAEPYRHASSFLLTTIPLFILMAELLARGTVVQAMFRCAYAFVGHLRGGLALAAVGANAGFAALSGSSTAAAAAMARISVPEMRRFGYDDRLSLGTVAIAGTLAIMIPPSLGLIIYGILTESSIGRLFVAGIVPGLLSALGFVVSIMIWVRRDPSIAPQVMRTAWPERLRSLTAIGPAMLLVIFVAGSIYSGAATPTEAAAIGALAALVISITLGGLRRAEMLAAFRSSIRSTALIFTIIIGAMIFGKYLAITRLPQDLLAVIVALDVPGWVIIAILVVIYLIMGCFLDQLAVMLLTLPLTFPLVMGLGYDPIWWGIVLTKTSEIGMVTPPLGLNSFVVSASANAPLEKTFAGVWRLLIGDLIVLLLLLLFPAISLVLPGWWYGP; this is encoded by the coding sequence GTGGATGAATGCCGGCTGGATGCCGCTGCTGGGTATTCTGCGCGCGGAACCCTATCGTCACGCCTCGTCCTTTCTGCTCACCACCATTCCGCTGTTCATCCTGATGGCGGAACTGCTGGCCCGGGGCACGGTGGTGCAGGCGATGTTCCGCTGCGCCTATGCCTTTGTCGGCCATCTGCGCGGCGGTCTGGCGCTTGCCGCCGTTGGTGCCAATGCCGGCTTCGCGGCGCTCAGCGGCTCCAGCACCGCCGCTGCCGCCGCCATGGCGCGGATCTCGGTGCCCGAGATGCGCCGCTTCGGTTATGACGACCGGCTGTCGCTGGGCACGGTGGCGATCGCCGGCACGCTGGCGATCATGATCCCGCCCAGCCTGGGGCTGATCATCTATGGCATCCTGACCGAAAGCTCGATCGGGCGGCTGTTCGTGGCCGGCATCGTGCCCGGGCTGCTGTCGGCCCTGGGTTTCGTGGTCTCGATCATGATCTGGGTGCGGCGCGACCCGTCGATCGCGCCGCAGGTGATGCGCACCGCCTGGCCGGAACGCCTGCGCAGCCTGACCGCGATCGGGCCGGCCATGCTGCTGGTGATCTTCGTCGCGGGCTCGATCTATTCCGGCGCCGCGACGCCGACCGAGGCCGCGGCCATCGGCGCGCTGGCGGCGCTGGTGATCAGCATCACCCTCGGCGGCCTGCGCCGCGCCGAGATGCTGGCCGCCTTCCGGTCGTCGATCCGCAGCACGGCGCTGATCTTCACCATCATCATCGGCGCCATGATCTTCGGCAAATATCTGGCCATCACAAGGCTGCCGCAGGATCTGCTGGCGGTGATCGTGGCGCTCGACGTGCCCGGATGGGTGATCATCGCCATCCTGGTCGTGATCTATCTGATCATGGGCTGCTTTCTCGACCAGCTTGCTGTGATGCTGCTGACCCTGCCGCTGACCTTCCCGCTGGTGATGGGGCTTGGCTATGATCCGATCTGGTGGGGCATCGTGCTGACCAAGACGTCGGAGATCGGCATGGTGACGCCCCCTCTGGGCCTGAACAGTTTCGTGGTGTCGGCCTCGGCGAATGCGCCGCTTGAAAAGACATTCGCCGGCGTGTGGCGGCTGCTGATCGGCGACCTGATCGTGCTGTTGCTGCTGCTGCTGTTCCCTGCCATCTCGCTCGTCCTGCCCGGCTGGTGGTACGGTCCGTGA